One Callithrix jacchus isolate 240 chromosome 4, calJac240_pri, whole genome shotgun sequence genomic window, CAAAGTGGACCACAAAAtgggaaatttagaaaaaaaattagaattaaaacttTCTTTGAAAATCAGCAAACAGCTGAGCTTCTTCCACAGTTTCCTTACAGCCATAAGTTAGCTCTGGTCAAAGCTACAAATAAGTGagcaaaatggcagtattaaaacCTTATGACATAATTAAATGTTGCTGCTAATTTTTCCTCTAACTTCTTTCCTTCTAGGTTCCATAGATTGTACACTAACATTCTCTCATCCAACCTGGTACTGGGAAAACCTGCTGAAGATCTGTGTTTTCATCTTCGCCTTCATCATGCCCGTGCTCATCATCACCGTGTGCTATGGACTGATGATCTTGCGCCTCAAGAGTGTCCGCATGCTCTCTGGCTCCAAAGAAAAGGACAGGAATCTTCGAAGGATCACCAggatggtgttggtggtggtggctgTGTTCATTGTCTGCTGGACTCCCATTCACATTTACGTGATCATTAAAGCTTTGGTTACAATCCCGGAAACTACATTCCAGACTGTTTCTTGGCACTTCTGCATTGCTCTAGGTTACACAAACAGCTGCCTCAACCCAGTCCTTTATGCATTTCTGGATGAAAACTTCAAACGATGCTTCAGAGAGTTCTGTATTCCAACCTCTTCTGCCATTGAGCAACAAAACTCAGCTCGAATTCGTCAGAACACTAGAGACCACCCCTCCACGGCCAATACAGTGGATAGAACTAATCATCAGGTACGCAGTCTCTAGAATTAGGTGTATCCACTGGGGATGATGTAAAACTTATAGAGCTTTGTGCCAGACAAAGAGTTTAATCCATTGTGAAGGGTTAGAatggagggaagaggggagaaaaTGGTGGTTCTAGGGTTAGAGAAGACATTTGTTATATAAACTGTGCTCTTTATATTAGACTTACATATTCATTTTGGTCTAAAGATGCACCAATGAGAAATCTGTGAAACTATTAAAAATCACTATTTTCATGGCCTTTACTTCTATGCAAAATGTATGACTTTAGCACATTGTAGAAGTAATTCTGATCTAGAAACCTTTCCCCCAGAACTATTATATAATTCATAGATGTCACTTCTATATCCCTCTTACTTCTCAAAAGCCAGTCTTCCCAGCTCTGTGGTTAAAGAGAGGAGGTCAGTGCCTTGTCCACTGTGGTCATGGATGCAAGATAATCACAGAAAATTAGCattacagaaaaggagaaaagattaaaaaatgactGTCCCTAACTTTTCCTAAGCTATTGGTTTCCTACCTGAACTCCAGCACAAATACCAAACATATTAGActgaataatatattattatttaatatatgaatATTAATTCCATAAATATTCTTAGATTAAACAATTTTTAACAGACCTCATGCTCGTTGGAGATAATAGGGTGAATAGGGACTAGTTTTGGAAGGTGTATTTCTGTGCCCAGAAGAGTACAGAATATTCAAGCCTTACAGACAATATTATAATCATATGGGAAATCaacaaggaggaaagagaaaaggctgTCTCCAAGTTAATATTACTTGGTTAAGCCACTGGTTGGCTACATTCGACCTCTGAtctataaaatcaataaaacacgTGACACTtattaatatgaatataaataagtgaattttaaataatgatgcCAGCATCCAAAAATCACAGCCTGTATAACTTTTTAAGTGAATTCAAATTCAAACTTCCTATAAAGTAAAGGCTAGAGCCAGAATCTTAGCTAAAGTTCCTAGAGTCAGGAGTCAAGACTGTGTGGACAGATGGCTCCAGAGAATAGAATAGGAAGTCAAATGGATGAGGAACCAGAGGAGGCCTTCGCCACCACAGGGTGAAGCTGCTTCCTCCTGCTGTTCTTGACCACACCCTGCCTCTTACTGTCCCTTCTTTACCACACTCTGCcatccagcccagcccaggctcACCTTTTCTAATTGACCAGAGGAGTAATGTAATATGGCCCAGATGCATCTGTTATAGGTGGCATTAATCCTCATACCCCTGGTATTCAGTGACACTCAAAGGAACACAGGAACTCTTACCCCCTAGAGAGCATGAGGTAATGATGGCAGACTCACTTCCAGCCAAAGGGAAATTATTAACTTATTATGTCTCACTTCTaatttcatttcagaaatgaatgCCAGAAAGAAATGATTTTGACTCAAGACCTCTAAACCTACTCCTTTTACTAggagcttttttttaaaagtaactgcaaaaacagcaattacttttgcaccaacctaatactaagCAGCTCTCCTATTCAGTGGCTGCTAGAATCTTATAAATAACTCAAAAAGGGCAGGGATTGAAATAGATTTTCACCAACCTGGGAATAACATGTTaaagaatacaatttaaaatgcTCAGTCCTCAGCTAAGGTTAAAATCTTTTGCTTTGGAGTAAAATATTTCCATTGGAGCAAAATAATGGCCATTATAAAGTATTGACTCTTTCTCCTTAAGTGGCTCCCTGTGCCTTTGCTGTCTTGCTGGGCTCTAGAGCATGGCTGCTAGGTAGTTACCCTGGACCACCGTAAGGACCTCTCATCACATAGGACCTCCCAGCTATCTATCACTCCTCCTGCTTTTGTGGAAAGGCAGCTCCCAGCCGGTATGGTGGAGCATTTCTCTGAGCTAAGCATGATTATTCTTCAGTTGCCTGACACTGCCCTTGACTCCCTTCCAAGTTCAGCGTTTTCACATCAGTGTGGCTATTATACGGCCAGatagaggagaaaggaagctAATTAGAGGAGTTCTGTTCTAAATAACTAAAAGGTTTGCTTTGAAAATACATCCAATTAGGGCTTATCTTCATTGCTGCCTCTATGAAGCAGCATCAGTGTAAGATAACAGCAGAAACACATTAGCCCTGGAATTGGCTGCTGTCCCAAAACGCCCAGCTGAGAGAACTGGACACAGAAGAGAGGCTGCCAGGAAAATAGGGAAAGACACTCtgacatatttgaaaattaaaataaatcaaagctCCCTTTTGCTAATTTCCACTGATATGTCATCATTACTAGACAACTGGAACAATACATAAGCTGCTGGTGATAGTTTCAATAATATATCAACATCATAAAATGACTTGAAGGAGAAATTGGAGACTCAATGGCTGTGTCTATAGGGCATGTTAAATTAGTCGTACAATTCCAGAATGTGACAAACAGGTGTTTGGTCATAGTTTCACATCATGAGTCATCATGTTGGAAAACAAAGCTAACAGGATTTGCATTTAACTTTTCAACTACTCGTTTGAAGTTTATACTGGTTGTAGAAGTTTATGTTCTGCcttatgtatttgtattttctttgaggAATATATTGTACTCTAAATGTCACATCTCAAGCACATTAGTCAACTTCATATTCTGCAGATCAGAGATCCAATACCAAACCTTCCCAGGGTGTCTGTATTCTGACAACTGTCCAGTGAGGCAATGTCCATACAGCGCAAAGTGGATTGGCGATTTGGCAGTTATCAAGGTAATTTGATAAGCCAATGAGAAAATTCTGTGCCCAAAATAAGCTTGGAGTCATACTTACATACTTACATAGTTAAGAGCTGCTCAGTCAGCTTTTGCTATATAACAAATCAATCCAAAATTTAGTGGCTGAAAGCAATCATTCACGTAGTTTACAACTCTGTAGAACAGCCACTGAGGTTGGGCTTGGCAGGATCATTCTTCCATTGTTGGCTGGGCTTGCTCTGAGGGGAGCTGCCAGACATGCAGGTGGTCAACTAGCTGATCTAGATGGCCTCAGCAAGAATGACTAGCTCCACATGGACTCTTACCCACTAGCATGTTAGCCCAGCCTTGTTCTCATGGTGGTCACATATTCCAAGAGAGACAAAAGAGAGGAAAGCTTCTTTAGGCATACAGTAGGAACTGGCATACGGTCACCTCCGTGATTTTTATAGGTCAAATAAAGTCATCTTGCCAACCTAGATTCAAAGGGTGGGAAATTAGACTCCATCTCTTGCTGATAGAATCTGCAATCACATTGCAAAAGGATGGGGATACAGGGAGAAGAATAATTGTGACCACTTTTGCTAACAATCTGTAATAAGGACATGCTGCATGAAACCGAGACGCCACTACTCCCTGAGGATAGGAGCCATATCTGTCTTGTTCTCCCAGAACAGTGTctagcacattaaaaagaaagtacTTCCGGCTgtgcgtgatggctcacgcctgtaatcccagcactttgggaggccaaggctggctggtggatcacttgggctcaggagttcaagaccagtctggccaacatgataaaacctcatctctactaaaaatacaaaattagtgagatgtggtggcacatgcctgtaatcccagctacttgggaggctgaggcaagagaatcacttgaacccgggaggcagaggtcgcagtgagtccagattgcgccactgcactccagcctagacaacaagagcaaaactccatgtcaaaaaagaaaagaaagtacttCCAAAACATCCAAAACACTGGACATtcatatctgttgaatgaataataagAGGGCTGAGGATATTTCAGATGTGGCAGACGTGACCCCTTTCTCATGCAACTGACAAACAACCTAAATGACTGTGCAACCCTGTAACATCATTTCAGGCTTACCATCAGTAAtgggaaaatattcaaaataggccttcttccttttttcctcctcagCTTTTATTACTCTGATCCAATGTTATACTTTTCAAAACCTGGGTTACATTCAtggttgttttctaattttatttctaacaagTCCTTTTGATGAGGAGACCAAGAGATAGATTCAGTACCCTAAAGAGGTCTTTCCAGGGCtgaatatgaaaaaaacaaaaaagatggtcTCATGTTTCTTTGTGCATGCCTGGGCTCAGCCTACTGCTCCAGCTGTAGCATCTGTGCCTGATTGATGTTCGGCTCGCTGTCTTTacgacttttatatttttattaggtaGACTCAGGCATAGGCATTCATTTTCCATCTGCTCTCAGTGCAATTTAATTTCTCCACACACTCCCCGCACTGCTGTTGTCCTATTGAACTCCACTTTGCTTTCGAACACTTCCCTGTTTATTCTGATCACTTCGGGATCAACTCAAACATGAACTGTTGACCACTGCTAACCTGCCTTGCCTACTTGGTTTCAACCCAAATCGTATTCtctaatgcattttcttttttgtttcttgtttttgagagggagtcactctgtcacccaggctggagtgcagtggtgctatctcggctcactgcaacctctgcctcccagttcaaacaattctcctgcctcagcctcctgagtagctgggattacaggcatgtgccaccacactcatctaatttttgtatttttagtagagatgaggtttcatcatgttggtcaggctggtcttgaactcctgaccccaagtgattcgtccaccttggccttccaaagtgttgagattacaggtgtcaaccaccatgtctagcctttaatgagttttatattttgacaTGTAGGTGTTTATTGAAAACCTTTAGCATCGTATTGGGAAAAACACAACACTGTTAGATCAGTTGAATTATCACTAAAACAGTTGGTATAAAAGTCATTGCAGTTTTTGcaattactttcaatggcaaacaCCCCAATGGCTTTTGCACCAAGCTAGTACTAACTACAACCACAAGAGTAATGCTGCCTTACCTTTGTATGGCAATGTACAGATTTAAAGTGCTTTCATGGGCATTATCACATCTGCTTCCTATAACAACTCTGATGggtaaatgtgagaaaataaatgctcAAGGAAGTTAAATCATTATATGACGTCAAACAgccaggaagaagtagaatccAGACAAGCACCCCAGCGTCAAATATTACTCCACAGCTTTTCTCTGCTTTGCCACGCAATGCCACTTTGCACTCAATTATTATCACATGATCTCAGCCAGAGATTCTCAAAATTTACTATGATCTCCAGAAAAACGTAAGTTCTTAGGAACTGCTCTAAGAAGTTATGGTTCATTATGTGAGGGTCCAAGAATCTGcattacaaataaaacaataacctGAAAACTCTTCTTTAAACTGTACCTTCATCTCCAAAGCAGCAAATTCACTGTTTTGTCTAAGCTGCCTAGCCATTTCAGTCAAGGCGATTGACATGAATGTTTTCACCAAATGAGTTACGTGTTTTGTGAAATAATGTGATTATTCTTGGGAAAAGCCTTAATATTCTGATATCTCTATCAGTGGATCTTATAGAAAAAGGTAATATAATAGTGATAAAGTGAATGGCGTGGTATATCTTGCTAATTCCTTTTTGTTGGTATGACAAGTCCAGTCCTAAATCTTCTAAATACTATTATTAAAGCactttcttgacattttaatcaAAATAGCAGGTCAAGAAGGAGATGCATTGTATTTGGTTTAACTATGAACTATATTATCCCCAGCTAAACTAAAAGCAGAAGCCTACTTTTAAAATCAACTATGTCACTCTCAAAAGCTgatctcagtttttttttgtttttttttttgttttttttacaagACATCTGTGGAGAGTTAATTTGGGAAAGAAATGGTTgcaattcaatggggaaaaaaaactcaaatgagAATAGCTCCCAAAATTACAGCACTGGACAacattaacacatattttgtgaaTGAAATCAAAATGGCTATTCTTTCAGttgtatagtttaaaaataaaatggttccagttgtgtgtgtgtgtgtatgtgtatgtgtgtgtgtgtgtgtgtgagagagagagagagagagagagagagatcggtGTGTTTCTTTCTGAGTGTATGTAATTAGAGTATATGTAggtttaaaattaatatttcataaatagCAGGAGAAATTAGTATGTGTTTCTATACACTATTGTGATATGTGAGAGAAAATGTTGTTtgattaaaaatgtgtttattcctAGAAAAATTTGGCTTTAAGACTATTAATAATAACATGTTGACCATTTTGTGTCTGGGATGGGATATCTTATTTAATCATATTAGATATGGACTGTAACCTCTACTCTATAGTTGAGGGAACTAATGTTTAAGAacaataacttgctcaaggtcatagtTAAAAAGTAGAGGCTGAGGgttggatacagtggctcacccctgttatTCTAGCaggttgggaagccaaggtgggaggattgcttgaggccaggagttcaagaccaacctggccagcatagtgagaccttgtctttactaaatttataaaacttttttaaaaattaaattttttaaaaattaatgactaAGTATTGACTCTAGTTAAATTCCATCTCATAATCTAGGCTTTTAATCAATGTGCCCCGATACATGCCAGtctatttttcattcttctcaGAGTAGTCTCAGACCTCTGAGAAATTTAGGGAAATTTCGTTTTAAAGATTGGATTAACTAAAATGCTGCAGTATCTTCTTGTGCTTACTGTTCCAACTAATGTAACtaactgaaaaacaaagcaacatatttttcctttaagaacTAACTTAAAATGAGATGTCATCTTGTTTGGTTAAACTTAAGTGATGAATTGCTATTTTGTAgccatttttcataaaaatattctcaCGGAGATTTCGTGTTTTGGAACATGGCAATCTTTATTTTTACCTCACATATTTGGATGCTATATATGAAAGgtgcatatttttctcttttgactttCAACAacactacatttatttttacttccacctctatgattttaaaatgcagtttcacagtatttatttttgctgttgcattttctccttcacaCTAAAGAAAAGGATATTTGAATACATATGACCTATCACAACCAGCTGTTAACTTTTGGATATCATTCTGATCACTATGTCTTTTGGTAGattgcaaataaatatttgtaaattgctAAAATTTGACAAAAATGGCAAAATTAATTTGGAGAGGACATtatgagaaatagaaatttctggggataaagaataaaatttgtcTTATTGATAATCTtccttttctaattattatttccCTGGAAATAAAGAATCAAAAGCCACAGTTTCATCAGTCTTCTTTCACACTcagaatttgtttccttttagaGTTTCTGAGTTTGACATAAATAGGAACTTttcatgatgaaaaaaaaaaataagagacaggccaggtgtggtggcctccagcattttgggaagctgaggccggtgaattgcttgagcccaggagctcaagaccagcctggccaacctgacaAAAGTtgatctctgcaaaaaaataaaaaataaatccagatgtggtgacacacacctgtagttctagctactccggaggctgagatgggagaattgattgagcccaggaacctgaggctgcagtgagtcctgattgtgccactgcactccaggctgggtgacagaatgacagtctgttaaggaaggaaggaagggagggagggaggaagggagggagggaggagggagggaggaagggagggaggaaggaaggaagggagggagggaggaaggaggggagaaaggaaggaagggaggaaggaggggaggaaggaaggaaggaaggaaggaaggaaggaaggaaggaaggaaggaaggaagggaggaagggaggaagggaggaagggaggaagggaggaagggaggaagggaggaagggaggaagggaggaagggaggaaggaggggaggaaggaaggaaggaagggaggaaggaaggaaggaaggaaggaggggaggaaggaaggaaggaaggaaggaaggaaggaaggaaggaggggaggaaggaggggaggaaggaaggaaggaaggaggggaggaaggaggggaggaaggaaagaaggaaggaaggaaggaaggaagggagggagggaggaagggagggagggaggaggggagggaggaggggaggaaggaaggaaggaaggaaggaaggaaggaaggaaggaaggaagggagggagggagggagggagggaggaaggaaggaaggaaggaaggaagggaggaagaaaggaaggagggagggaggaagggagggagggaaggaaggggaaggaaggggccaTATTGTCTATGACTTCTACTCTACTTCAAtaaaatctcttaaaaaaatatttcaaatatataatgtgGGTAGGGCAGGCTATAAACAAGAttcatttcaaatgttaaattatagtcatagtttttaaaaacatgaagagTTTTCATAATATATATCAAAAAGTCTTAGAGCCCACGCAAGCCCAGTCATCCCCATTGCCAGTGGTGTGTGCTGAAGGAATAAACACCCATAAATATTAACCCTAACTGGTAGGAGATAAGTATGAAGTTAAGGTAGTGCTTGCTGCTGCACTGTGCATGGATCAAAGGAAATTAACCATGTTGTGTTTCTACAACACTTAACATATTAGAAacacatgcaaataaataaattccctGATAAATTCGTTTCATATCATTAccagatacaaaataaatataggcTGAAATTCCCATCACAATTTGAATATTGACCCTCTCAGTTTAAGAATG contains:
- the OPRM1 gene encoding mu-type opioid receptor isoform X2, with amino-acid sequence MDSSAVPANAGNCTDPLAPSTCSPAPSPGSWVNLSHLDGNLSDPCGPNRTDLGGSDSPCPPTGSPSMITAITIMALYSIVCVVGLFGNFLVMYVIVRYTKMKTATNIYIFNLALADALATSTLPFQSVNYLMGTWPFGTILCKIVISIDYYNMFTSIFTLCTMSVDRYIAVCHPVKALDFRTPRNAKIVNVCNWIISSAIGLPVMFMATTKYRQGSIDCTLTFSHPTWYWENLLKICVFIFAFIMPVLIITVCYGLMILRLKSVRMLSGSKEKDRNLRRITRMVLVVVAVFIVCWTPIHIYVIIKALVTIPETTFQTVSWHFCIALGYTNSCLNPVLYAFLDENFKRCFREFCIPTSSAIEQQNSARIRQNTRDHPSTANTVDRTNHQNYYIIHRCHFYIPLTSQKPVFPALWLKRGGQCLVHCGHGCKIITEN